One Hyalangium gracile genomic window carries:
- a CDS encoding NHL repeat-containing protein has translation MLVVSLQALASPPSRYRQEVLVPGSPFQGVHGLALYGHRHLLASNLLGQSVHLVDLRDGEVSTLVGPPLGGADDVAVGPDGSIYWTGYFSGRLMRRTPDGRTHVIASDLPGLNSLAFRRDGRLYVTQLGPADALWEVDPRGYLPPRQIRTNLGFLNGFEFGTDDRLYGPILLRGQIARVNVDTGAVEVVAEGFTLPVAANFDARREHLYVLDSARGEMVRVRLPSGAKEVVARLPTGLDNLAVGPDDQVYVSNMVDNDIRVVNPATGSSRLLVDSRLSVPSGLAVAPDDPQERLYVADVYAFRQVGGLDGRITQTVRALSTPLTFPMQVSLGAEHVVLSSAYMGNLQVLDRASLQVLRTIPNTNGVQGVLELADGTLLVAEASTGRLVRVDTAQPAGTTVLTEGLAGPVGLVADTQAAQPGVYVTEVRSGRVSRVRLSDGARTTVATGLRAPEGIARHPDGGLIVAEVGRKQLVRIDPVTGRSTVLARGLRIGLPESAGFPPGYIPTGVAVGASGTIYVSSDMKSAIYRFVPVR, from the coding sequence ATGTTGGTGGTGAGTCTCCAGGCCCTGGCCTCTCCTCCCTCCCGCTATCGCCAGGAGGTGCTGGTGCCGGGCTCTCCCTTCCAAGGCGTCCACGGGCTGGCCCTCTACGGCCATCGGCACCTGCTCGCCAGCAACCTGCTCGGACAGTCGGTCCACCTCGTGGACCTGCGCGATGGCGAAGTCTCCACCCTGGTAGGGCCTCCGCTGGGCGGCGCGGATGATGTGGCGGTGGGGCCAGATGGCTCCATCTACTGGACCGGTTACTTCTCCGGCCGGTTGATGCGGCGCACTCCCGATGGGAGGACGCACGTCATCGCCAGCGATCTCCCAGGCCTCAACTCGCTGGCGTTCCGCCGGGACGGCAGGCTGTACGTCACCCAGCTCGGCCCGGCGGACGCGCTGTGGGAAGTGGATCCGCGCGGGTACCTGCCTCCTCGGCAGATTCGCACCAACCTCGGCTTCCTCAACGGCTTCGAGTTCGGCACGGACGACCGGCTGTACGGCCCGATCCTGCTCAGGGGGCAGATTGCCCGCGTGAACGTGGACACGGGGGCCGTGGAGGTGGTCGCGGAGGGCTTCACCCTGCCGGTGGCCGCCAACTTCGACGCGCGCCGCGAGCACCTCTATGTGCTCGACTCGGCACGGGGGGAGATGGTCCGCGTCCGGCTGCCCTCGGGAGCCAAGGAGGTCGTCGCGAGGTTGCCTACCGGGCTCGACAACCTGGCCGTCGGCCCCGATGACCAGGTGTACGTGTCCAACATGGTGGACAACGACATCCGCGTGGTCAATCCCGCCACGGGCTCCTCCCGGCTCCTCGTCGACTCACGCTTGAGCGTGCCCTCCGGCCTCGCCGTCGCGCCGGATGATCCGCAGGAGCGCCTGTACGTGGCGGATGTGTACGCCTTTCGCCAGGTGGGAGGGCTCGATGGGAGAATCACCCAGACGGTTCGTGCGCTCTCCACCCCGCTCACCTTCCCGATGCAGGTGAGCCTGGGCGCGGAGCACGTGGTCCTGAGCAGTGCGTATATGGGGAACCTGCAGGTCCTGGATCGAGCCTCCCTGCAAGTGCTGCGGACGATCCCCAACACGAATGGCGTCCAGGGCGTGCTCGAGCTGGCCGATGGCACGCTGCTGGTGGCCGAGGCCTCCACGGGCAGGCTCGTGCGGGTGGACACCGCCCAGCCCGCGGGGACCACGGTGCTGACCGAGGGACTGGCGGGGCCGGTGGGGCTCGTGGCCGATACGCAGGCGGCGCAGCCGGGGGTGTATGTCACCGAGGTACGCTCGGGGCGGGTGAGCCGGGTGCGCCTGTCGGATGGGGCTCGGACCACGGTGGCCACGGGCCTGCGGGCACCCGAGGGTATTGCCCGGCATCCCGACGGTGGGCTGATCGTCGCCGAAGTGGGCCGCAAGCAGCTGGTTCGTATCGATCCCGTCACCGGGCGCAGCACCGTGCTCGCGAGGGGCTTGCGCATCGGTCTGCCCGAGAGCGCGGGCTTTCCGCCGGGCTACATCCCCACGGGGGTCGCCGTGGGTGCCTCGGGGACCATCTACGTGTCCTCCGATATGAAGAGCGCAATCTATCGGTTCGTGCCGGTTCGCTGA